From Orcinus orca chromosome 3, mOrcOrc1.1, whole genome shotgun sequence, a single genomic window includes:
- the LOC125963841 gene encoding UDP-N-acetylglucosamine--peptide N-acetylglucosaminyltransferase 110 kDa subunit-like codes for MVSSVGNVADSTEPTKRMLSFQGLAELVHREYQAGDFEAAERHCMQLWRQEPDNTGVLLLLSSLHFQCRRLDRSAHFSTLAIKQNPLLAEAYSNLGNVYKERGQLQEAIEHYRHALHLKPDFIDGYINLAAALVAAGDMEGAVQAYVSALQCNPDLYCVRSDLGNLLKALGRLEGAKACYLKAMETQPNFAVAWSNLGCVFNAQGEIWLAIHHFEKAVTLDPNFLDAYINLGNVLKEARIFDRAVAAYLCALSLSPNHAVVHANLACVYYEQGLIDLAIDTYRRAIELQPHFPDAYCYLAKALEEKGSVAEAEECYNTALRLCPTHADSLNDLANIKGDQGNFEEAVRLYCKALEVFPEFAVAHSNLASVLQQQGKLQEALMHYKEAVRISPTFADAYCNMGDILKEMQDVQGGLQCYTRAIQINPALADAHSNLASIHKYSGNIPEAIASYRTALKLEPDFPDAYCDLAHCLQIVCDWTDYDERMKKLVSIVADQLERNRLPSVQPHHSMLYPLSHGFRKAIAESHGNLCLDEIGVLHKPPYEHPKDLKLSDGRLRVGYVSSDFGNHPTSHLMQSIPGMHNPDKFEVFCYALSPDDGTNFRAKVMAEAHHFIDLSQIPCNGKAADRIHQDGIHILVNMNGYTRGARNELFALRPAPIQAMWLGYPGTSGVLFMDYIITDQETSPAEVAEQYSEKLAYMPHTFFIGDHANMFPHLKKKAVIDFQSKGHIYDNRIVLNGIDLKAFLDSLPDVQIVKMKCPDGGDNADSSNTALNMPVIPMNTIAEAVIEMINRRQIQITINGFSLSNGLATTQINIKAATGEEVPRTIIVTTRSQYGLPEDAIVYCNFNQLYKIDPSTLQMWANILKRVPNSVLWLLRFPAVGEPNIQQYAQNMGLPQNRIIFSPVAPKEEHVRRGQLADVCLDTPLCNGHTTGMDILWSGTPVVTMPGETLASRVAASQLTCLGCLELIAQNRQEYEDIAVKVGTDLEYLKKIRGKVWKQRTSSPLFNTKQYTMDLERLYLQMWVHYAAGNKPDHMIKPVEVTESA; via the coding sequence atggtgtcttctgtgggcaacgtggccgacagcacagaaccaacgaaacgtatgctttccttccaagggttagcTGAGTTGGTACATCGAGAGTATCAGGCAGgagattttgaggcagctgagagacactgcatgcagctgtggagacaagagccagacaatactggagtacttttattactttcatctctacacttccagtgtcgaaggctggacagatctgcccactttagtactctggcaattaaacagaaccctcttctggcagaagcctattcgaatttggggaatgtgtacaaggaaagagggcagttgcaggaagcaattgagcattaccggcatgcattgcatctcaaaccagatttcatcgatggttatattaacctggcagccgctttggtagcagcaggcgacatggaaggggcagtacaagcttacgtctctgctcttcagtgcaatcctgatttgtactgtgttcgcagtgacctggggaacctgctcaaagccctgggtcgcttggaaggagccaaggcatgttatttgaaagcaatggagacgcaaccgaactttgcagtagcttggagtaatcttggctgtgttttcaatgcacaaggggagatttggcttgcaattcatcactttgaaaaggctgtcacgcttgaccccaattttctggatgcttatatcaatttaggaaatgtcttgaaagaggcacggatttttgacagagctgtggcagcttacctttgtgccctaagcttgagcccaaatcatgcagtggtacatgccaacctggcttgtgtatactatgagcaaggcctgatagatctggcaatagacacctacaggcgagctattgaattgcaaccacatttccctgatgcttactgcTACCTAGCCAAggctctggaagagaagggcagtgttgccgaagcagaagagtgttataatacagctctgcggctgtgtcccacccatgcagactctctgaatgacctagccaatatcaaaggagaccagggaaactttgaagaggcagttcgcttgtattgtaaagcattagaagtcttcccagagtttgctgttgcccattcaaatttagcaagtgtattgcagcagcagggaaaactgcaggaagctctgatgcattataaggaggctgttcgaatcagtcctacctttgctgatgcctacTGTAACATGGGAGACATtctaaaggagatgcaggatgttcagggaggcttgcagtgttatactcgtgccattcagattaaccctgcacttgcggatgcccacagcaatctggcttccattcacaagtattcagggaatattccagaagcaattgcttcttatcgcactgctctgaagcttgaacctgattttcctgacgcttattgtgatttggctcattgcctgcagattgtctgtgattggacagactatgatgagcgaatgaagaagttggtcagcattgtggctgaccagctggagaggaatcggttgccttctgtgcagcctcatcatagtatgctctatcctctttctcatggcttcaggaaggctattgctgagagccatgggaacctctgcttggatgagatcggtgtccttcataaaccaccgtacgaacatccaaaagacttgaagctcagtgatggtcgactgcgtgtaggatacgtgagttctgactttgggaatcatcctacttctcatcttatgcagtctattccaggcatgcacaatcctgataaatttgaggtattctgttatgccctgagcccagatgatggcacaaacttccgagcgaaggtgatggcagaagcccatcatttcattgatctttctcagattccatgcaatgggaaagcagctgatcgcatccatcaagatggtatacacatccttgtaaatatgaatggttataccaggggtgctcgaaatgaactctttgctctcaggccagctcctattcaggcaatgtggctgggctaccctgggaccagtggcgtgcttttcatggattatatcatcactgatcaggaaacttcacctgctgaagttgctgagcagtattctgagaaactggcttatatgccccatactttctttattggcgatcatgctaatatgttccctcacctgaagaagaaGGCAGTCATCGATTTTCAGTCCAAAGGGCACATTTATGACAATCGGATTGTGCTGAATGGCATcgacctcaaagcatttcttgatagtctcccagatgtgcagattgtcaagatgaaatgtcctgatggaggagacaacgcagacagcagtaatacggctcttaatatgcctgtcattcctatgaatactattgcagaggcagttattgaaatgattaacagaagacaaattcagataacaattaatggattcagtcttagcaatggactggcaactacccagatcaacattaaggctgccactggagaggaggttccccgtaccattattgtaaccacacgttctcagtacgggttaccggaagatgccattgtgtactgtaacttcaatcagttatataaaattgacccatctactttgcagatgtgggcaaatattctgaagcgtgttcccaatagtgtactgtggctgttgcgttttccagcagtaggagaacctaatattcaacagtatgcacaaaatatgggccttccccagaaccgtatcattttttcacctgttgctcctaaagaggaacatgttcggagaggccagctggctgatgtctgcttggacacgccactctgtaatggacacaccacagggatggatatcctttggtcagggacacccgtggtgactatgccaggagagactcttgcttcccgagttgcagcttcccagctcacttgtttaggctgtcttgagcttattgctcaaaatagacaagaatatgaagacatagctgtgaaagtgggaactgatctagaatacctgaagaaaattcgtggcaaagtctggaagcagagaacatctagccctctgttcaacaccaaacaatacacgatggacctagagaggctctatctacagatgtgggtgcattacgcagctggcaacaaacctgatcacatgattaagcctgttgaagtcactgagtcggcctaa